A genomic region of Thunnus albacares chromosome 4, fThuAlb1.1, whole genome shotgun sequence contains the following coding sequences:
- the pxmp4 gene encoding peroxisomal membrane protein 4, with product MAHSDLIKTLLYTVNNLLQQEKYKAALAVLKGFRNGAVYGAKIRAPHALVMTFLFRSGSLKDKLKAILKATYTHSRNLAYFVFTYKGLQALQEKIQGKSLQSHSFLAACIGGWLVFGDNNNINSQINMYLLSRILFALSRLAVEKGFIPQPKKDPFPLFATLVWGIVLWLFEYYPHTLQPSLQSSMNYLYHDSNVWHDISDFLVYNKPRTAAQK from the exons ATGGCACATTCAGATCTGATAAAAACTCTACTGTACACTGTCAATAATCTGCTGCAGCAAGAGAAATACAAAGCTGCATTGGCAGTGTTGAAAGGATTCAGAAACGGCGCCGT ATATGGAGCCAAAATCAGAGCACCGCATGCCCTGGTGATGACATTTCTATTCAGAAGTGGCAG TTTGAAGGATAAGCTCAAAGCCATTTTGAAGGCCACGTACACCCACTCCCGCAACCTGGCATACTTTGTTTTCACATACAAAGGACTGCAGGCCTTGCAGGAGAAGATCCAGGGAAAGAGCTTGCAGTCTCACTCCTTTCTGGCTGCCTGTATTGGAGGATGGTTAGTGTTCGGAGATAACAACAACATCAATAGCCAG ATCAACATGTACTTGCTGTCCAGGATCTTGTTCGCCTTGTCTCGCCTGGCTGTAGAGAAAGGATTTATCCCCCAGCCTAAAAAAGACCCTTTCCCACTGTTCGCCACCCTGGTGTGGGGCATTGTCTTGTGGCTGTTTGAGTATTACCCACACACCCTCCAGCCCTCACTGCAGTCTTCAATGAACTACCTCTACCATGACAGCAATGTGTGGCATGACATCTCGGACTTCCTTGTTTATAACAAGCCAAGGACTGCTGCTCAGAAATGA